From the genome of Bactrocera oleae isolate idBacOlea1 chromosome 2, idBacOlea1, whole genome shotgun sequence, one region includes:
- the LOC106615214 gene encoding uncharacterized protein isoform X4, which yields MATINSVQKSIHLPLTSLSSPRVLMCSASVGTEGSVTLQLRDSSDSNQSPAQTSLENALTIGYPDPEMLADVFGSLQTASFKNHSSALVSTSSTTITNHNTNPISSNSSNCNNNKTTKTLTNGTSSAPSNSSISTSTSAPANKVTISRRNQTSVATVTTTNAATTTAHTTAKSSVQTVSTATNTTNKTTSSYVKNCLIRSSSCSNTNNVTSLAQIMSNSSTSSSSSLLNHSNTNSNSNCSSNSNFSSSSSSNDSIVSVNSNNSGGGVLKSGGSSKSVTASAATGATLKKNRTKLSSPTRHGPQQCQICSKIFGNASALAKHKLTHSDERKYVCAMCSKAFKRQDHLNGHMMTHRNKKPYECKAEGCGKSYCDARSLRRHTENHHSGIITPQNQTLSPTSSTPNGLSLSPATASGDASSPDGATCIRTYISTGGSIVDAATGVALTEDQIKAINLPIKTGVTLLSPTSTSSASSVSGVSLPASSPTISLAETSIVDAGEGLTREQLDLISKIMQQTKQTSAQVTVSSPTSVNSYKVDTNPSSSTLGGTGSHHAVSGSSGRPRTWNMQLLNTQNVSIAVDESNSDATSSTATSPIEAKEEEVNQQFVAAINPHLLNIVKMDQKQVECNLCHRKFKNIPALNGHMRLHGGYFKKDPETKKTEKKEPSGPPLQTASIGVRALIEEKIISKRKDMNKGAFVVPAPPSSVSSTSTIRRSISDLESFLSPKSHSHNGNIGGGNGVNSSNNNTSSQNSPTATTTTMLPAATTIKNFSGGTLGLQQIGISQGIEIFSAKQQKTVGNVSHSLGMGLSAALQANSATMNPSTMKSAATTNTTTTKGTSTDPKDSTLIELLKRGTRIAVTAKKPLNSTNPITNMGSSSSNNGNGGSRQIITNNNRTVIIPSDVQVLPTRMAKSNANVLRSSTPASLALNDTTPLSLTISQSGDGSLGGDVYTVTYSSDTSGFFDDAEVYNVADTDMLLQTVDSMQLLNDDSQQLKSEHSEQFGSVTGVGITEGDQTDNSGNCIQAEYLKLEADGSVNAMPTTLPTFQQFHSKELIMQNSAQIQAVTSMRANAHQLGTLSSPINSPLAYPTPPSSHENMTQSSPYVDDGHQYSEVTNAFFNEKCSADFLTQSATEVTFFKSNDNQHELTDTEKILKLKTVLEESAFDGSIKVEDLLNGTQDDDTECDLRDFAESNLAFLDEDQEFLNDSRNATSPLPESFFTGSIGTAEEVKEVLRDVLPDENINLNCEEQSGENIIDLYYLPGLGLQSQMMPNSDDPLLSSSPRDFGQQRGQIIQTTQQVHVQPQQQSQQSLPQSQQLQHTTQQMLYAQQMEHQMQQQQQQQQQTSTGGDYVGNQLAMAMQQTVGDGNDTPATLQYNLQNLPQVQNQQQYIDVNTPIQHVSTLDGGILQQQLVFTGSTDKQEIHITGQQGDMSLLSAGSSINTDTNIYFASNSSNSNNSMSALQQIGNQSSACNLPISSSSCQLPAASTVISTLQPLSNQTNSILKRRLRPHNSSDCSTSQSFAKYHPLSPYRSKLRKPSRTHYTPAPILNPDRKGVGLYCSVRKQLNTGLLGFDSFDDDFDDPVGLVDFSDESKVNLGSAYQAQVPPCRERIHSAGSDAATDGELCKTTSCFDVEEPVGAEQLWDPTVQTDEKILMRYIDLSKSSAVPLGSHTEEVALHTLLKAQGNMAAAVLTLLQTPSNAFQMKWSATELEVFLKGLERHGKDFGRISLELGTKTSGECVHMYYFWKKLCVDYKVSHLKTETPPPPPMNDPKPYVCEVPDCSASF from the exons CAACAGCAGCATCTCCACGTCCACCTCCGCACCTGCGAACAAAGTCACAATCAGTCGTCGCAATCAAACCAGCGTggcaacagtaacaacaacaaacgccgCAACAACAACGGCGCACACGACGGCCAAGTCATCCGTGCAAACGGTGTCCACAGCAACGAATACCACCAACAAGACGACCAGCAGCTACGTCAAGAATTGCCTGATACGCAGCAGCAGTtgcagcaacaccaacaacgTCACCTCGTTGGCACAGATAATGAGCAATAGCAGCACGAGCAGCTCATCGTCGCTACTGAATCATAGCAACAcgaacagcaacagcaattgcAGCAGCAACAGTAATTTTAGTTCGTCGAGCAGCAGCAACGACAGCATAGTCAgtgtcaacagcaacaacagtggCGGCGGCGTTCTGAAGAGCGGCGGCAGCAGCAAAAGTGTCACGGCGAGCGCTGCGACGGGCGCGACGCTCAAGAAGAATCGCACCAAATTATCTTCTCCAACGCGTCATGGACCACAACAGTGCCAG ATCTGTAGTAAAATCTTTGGAAATGCGTCAGCGCTGGCGAAGCACAAACTGACGCACAGCGACGAGCGGAAATACGTGTGTGCGATGTGTTCGAAGGCGTTTAAGCGACAAGATCACTT AAATGGCCACATGATGACACATCGCAACAAAAAGCCATACGAATGCAAAGCTGAGGGCTGCGGCAAATCATACTGTGATGCACGTTCCCTGCGCCGTCACACCGAGAATCATCATTCGGGCATAATAACACCACAAAATCAAACACTTTCACCAACCTCGAGCACACCGAACGGCCTAAGTCTTTCACCGGCCACAGCAAGTG GGGATGCCAGTTCACCGGACGGTGCTACATGCATACGCACTTACATCTCTACAGGTGGCAGTATTGTTGATGCGGCCACCGGAGTTGCGCTAACCGAAGACCAAATAAAAGCCATCAATTTGCCCATTAAGACCGGTGTCACTCTGCTTTCGCCCACTTCAACGTCGTCTGCGTCATCTGTGAGTGGCGTTTCGTTGCCCGCCTCGTCACCTACGATTTCCCTCGCCGAGACGAGTATTGTGGACGCCGGTGAGGGTTTGACGCGCGAGCAATTAGATTTGATCAGTAAGATTATGCAACAGACGAAGCAAACGAGCGCACAGGTGACGGTCTCTTCACCTACCAGCGTTAATTCTTACAAAGTAGACACAAATCCATCTTCGTCTACACTTGGTGGGACGGGATCACATCATGCAGTGAGCGGTTCATCGGGTCGACCGCGTACATGGAACATGCAACTA TTAAACACGCAAAATGTATCCATAGCTGTCGATGAGTCCAATTCCGATGCGACGTCTAGCACAGCAACATCGCCCATTGAAGCCAAAGAAGAGGAGGTTAATCAACAATTTGTGGCCGCCATTAATCCGCATCTCTTGAATATTGTCAAGATGGATCAGAAGCAAGTAGAATGCAATTTGTGTCACCGCAAGTTTAAGAATATACCAGCACTCAACGGACATATGCGGCTCCATGGAGGCTATTTTAAAAAAGACCCCGAGACCAAAAAGACCGAAAAGAAAGAGCCCAGCGGTCCACCGCTGCAGACAGCCAGTATTGGCGTGCGTGCGCTGATCGAAGAGAAAATCATCAGTAAACGCAAAGATATGAACAAG GGTGCCTTCGTAGTTCCTGCACCACCTAGTAGCGTGTCCAGCACTTCCACAATCCGACGATCGATTAGCGATCTAGAAAGTTTCCTTAGTCCCAAATCACACAGCCACAATGGCAACATCGGCGGCGGTAATGGTGTCAACAGTAGTAACAACAACACATCTAGTCAGAATTCGCCCACCGCCACCACAACGACTATGCTACCTGCCGCAACTACAATCAAAAATTTCAGTGGTGGCACATTGGGCTTGCAGCAAATCGGCATTTCGCAGGGTATCGAAATTTTTAGCGCAAAGCAACAGAAGACAGTTGGTAATGTGAGCCATAGTTTGGGTATGGGCTTGAGTGCCGCTCTCCAAGCGAACAGTGCAACGATGAATCCGTCAACGATGAAATCTGCAGCAACGACAAATACAACGACTACCAAGGGAACTTCGACCGATCCGAAAGACTCTACACTCATTGAGTTATTGAAGCGCGGAACGCGCATCGCCGTCACTGCCAAGAAGCCACTAAACAGTACAAACCCAATAACAAATATGGGAAGCAGTAGCAGTAATAACGGCAATGGCGGATCGCGTCAAATAATCACCAACAACAATCGCACTGTGATTATACCGTCCGACGTGCAGGTTCTACCCACCCGTATGGCCAAGTCGAATGCTAATGTCTTGCGATCTTCTACCCCCGCCAGCCTTGCTCTGAACGACACGACGCCACTATCACTCACCATATCGCAGAGTGGTGACGGCAGTTTAGGTGGTGATGTGTATACGGTCACTTATAGCAGTGACACCTCGGGATTTTTTGATGATGCCGAGGTCTATAATGTCGCTGACACGGATATGTTGCTGCAGACAGTAGATTCAATGCAGTTACTCAACGATGACTCGCAACAATTAAAAAGCGAACATTCCGAACAATTTGGCTCTGTGACTGGCGTGGGGATCACGGAAGGCGATCAAACCGACAATAGCGGTAATTGCATTCAAGCCGAATACTTGAAGTTAGAAGCCGACGGTAGTGTCAATGCTATGCCCACCACTTTACCTACTTTCCAACAATTTCATTCCAAGGAGTTAATCATGCAAAATAGTGCCCAGATACAGGCTGTGACTAGCATGCGTGCCAACGCGCATCAACTGGGTACATTATCCTCACCTATAAATTCTCCGCTCGCATATCCAACGCCACCCTCCAGTCATGAAAATATGACGCAATCGTCGCCCTACGTCGATGATGGACACCAGTATTCCGAAGTCACAAACGCTTTCTTCAATGAGAAATGCAGCGCCGATTTCCTCACGCAGTCCGCAACCGAAGTGACTTTCTTCAAAAGCAACGACAATCAGCATGAGCTCACCGACACcgagaaaatattgaaattgaagACCGTGTTGGAGGAGAGCGCTTTCGATGGTTCCATTAAGGTAGAAGATTTACTGAATGGTACGCAGGATGATGACACCGAATGTGATTTACGTGACTTTGCTGAAAGCAATCTGGCATTCTTGGATGAAGACCAGGAGTTTCTGAATGATTCGCGGAATGCAACTTCGCCTTTACCCGAATCATTTTTCACCGGCAGTATTGGTACAGCCGAAGAAGTGAAAGAGGTATTGCGCGATGTGTTACCCGATGAAAATATCAATCTGAATTGCGAAGAGCAATCGGGTGAGAATATTATTGACTTGTATTATTTGCCGGGTTTGGGCTTACAATCGCAAATGATGCCCAATTCGGATGACCCGCTCTTATCCTCATCTCCGAGAGATTTCGGTCAGCAGCGGGGACAAATTATACAAACGACGCAGCAGGTTCATGTTCAGCCGCAACAACAAAGTCAACAATCGCTACCACAATCGCAGCAATTGCAGCATACTACACAGCAAATGCTGTACGCGCAGCAAATGGAACATcaaatgcaacagcaacagcaacagcagcaacaaacatCTACCGGTGGAGACTACGTTGGTAATCAATTAGCAATGGCAATGCAACAAACAGTCGGGGACGGTAATGACACACCCGCGACGCTACAGTACAATCTACAAAATCTACCGCAAGTACAAAACCAGCAACAATACATTGACGTAAACACACCGATTCAGCATGTTTCCACGCTTGATGGTGGCATATTACAGCAGCAGCTAGTCTTTACAGGTTCGACCGACAAACAGGAAATACATATAACAGGACAACAAGGCGATATGAGTCTTCTGTCCGCCGGTAGCTCCATTAATACCGACACCAATATCTACTTCGCCAGCAACTCCAGTAATTCCAACAACTCAATGTCCGCTTTGCAACAAATAGGCAATCAGTCGAGTGCCTGCAATCTGCCTATCTCATCGTCCTCATGTCAGCTACCTGCGGCTTCTACAGTAATTTCTACGCTGCAACCCCTCTCCAACCAAACCAATTCCATACTGAAGCGTCGTCTGCGACCGCACAATTCCAGTGACTGCAGCACTTCACAAAGTTTTGCCAAATATCATCCGCTCTCACCGTATCGCTCCAAATTGCGCAAACCTTCGCGTACGCATTATACACCGGCGCCTATACTTAATCCCGATCGTAAAGGTGTCGGACTGTATTGCAGTGTGCGCAAGCAACTCAACACGGGCCTGCTTGGTTTCGATAGCTTTGACGATGATTTTGATGATCCGGTGGGTTTAGTCGACTTTTCGGATGAATCAAAGGTCAATCTGGGCTCGGCGTATCAAGCACAAGTACCGCCTTGTCGAGAGCGCATTCACAGTGCGGGTAGCGATGCTGCAACCGATGGTGAGCTGTGCAAAACCACATCTTGTTTCGACGTCGAAGAGCCTGTGGGTGCGGAGCAATTGTGGGACCCCACCGTACAAACAGATGAGAAGATTTTGATGCGCTACATTGACCTGAGCAAATCATCGGCAGTGCCGCTGGGCAGTCACACCGAAGAAGTAGCGCTGCACACACTACTCAAAGCACAAGGAAATATGGCTGCGGCAGTACTAACTCTACTTCAAACACCGTCGAATGCATTCCAGATGAAATGGTCCGCTACCGAATTGGAGGTGTTCTTAAAAGGACTGGAACGCCATGGCAAAGATTTTGGACGCATTTCGTTGGAG ttgGGTACAAAGACCTCGGGtgaatgtgtgcatatgtattacTTCTGGAAGAAACTTTGTGTTGACTACAAAGTATCACATCTTAAAACGGAAACGCCACCTCCACCACCAATGAACGATCCGAAGCCGTATGTCTGCGAAGTGCCGGATTGCTCTGCG agtttttaa
- the LOC106615214 gene encoding uncharacterized protein isoform X3, with amino-acid sequence MATINSVQKSIHLPLTSLSSPRVLMCSASVGTEGSVTLQLRDSSDSNQSPAQTSLENALTIGYPDPEMLADVFGSLQTASFKNHSSALVSTSSTTITNHNTNPISSNSSNCNNNKTTKTLTNGTSSAPSNSSISTSTSAPANKVTISRRNQTSVATVTTTNAATTTAHTTAKSSVQTVSTATNTTNKTTSSYVKNCLIRSSSCSNTNNVTSLAQIMSNSSTSSSSSLLNHSNTNSNSNCSSNSNFSSSSSSNDSIVSVNSNNSGGGVLKSGGSSKSVTASAATGATLKKNRTKLSSPTRHGPQQCQICSKIFGNASALAKHKLTHSDERKYVCAMCSKAFKRQDHLNGHMMTHRNKKPYECKAEGCGKSYCDARSLRRHTENHHSGIITPQNQTLSPTSSTPNGLSLSPATASGDASSPDGATCIRTYISTGGSIVDAATGVALTEDQIKAINLPIKTGVTLLSPTSTSSASSVSGVSLPASSPTISLAETSIVDAGEGLTREQLDLISKIMQQTKQTSAQVTVSSPTSVNSYKVDTNPSSSTLGGTGSHHAVSGSSGRPRTWNMQLLNTQNVSIAVDESNSDATSSTATSPIEAKEEEVNQQFVAAINPHLLNIVKMDQKQVECNLCHRKFKNIPALNGHMRLHGGYFKKDPETKKTEKKEPSGPPLQTASIGVRALIEEKIISKRKDMNKGAFVVPAPPSSVSSTSTIRRSISDLESFLSPKSHSHNGNIGGGNGVNSSNNNTSSQNSPTATTTTMLPAATTIKNFSGGTLGLQQIGISQGIEIFSAKQQKTVGNVSHSLGMGLSAALQANSATMNPSTMKSAATTNTTTTKGTSTDPKDSTLIELLKRGTRIAVTAKKPLNSTNPITNMGSSSSNNGNGGSRQIITNNNRTVIIPSDVQVLPTRMAKSNANVLRSSTPASLALNDTTPLSLTISQSGDGSLGGDVYTVTYSSDTSGFFDDAEVYNVADTDMLLQTVDSMQLLNDDSQQLKSEHSEQFGSVTGVGITEGDQTDNSGNCIQAEYLKLEADGSVNAMPTTLPTFQQFHSKELIMQNSAQIQAVTSMRANAHQLGTLSSPINSPLAYPTPPSSHENMTQSSPYVDDGHQYSEVTNAFFNEKCSADFLTQSATEVTFFKSNDNQHELTDTEKILKLKTVLEESAFDGSIKVEDLLNGTQDDDTECDLRDFAESNLAFLDEDQEFLNDSRNATSPLPESFFTGSIGTAEEVKEVLRDVLPDENINLNCEEQSGENIIDLYYLPGLGLQSQMMPNSDDPLLSSSPRDFGQQRGQIIQTTQQVHVQPQQQSQQSLPQSQQLQHTTQQMLYAQQMEHQMQQQQQQQQQTSTGGDYVGNQLAMAMQQTVGDGNDTPATLQYNLQNLPQVQNQQQYIDVNTPIQHVSTLDGGILQQQLVFTGSTDKQEIHITGQQGDMSLLSAGSSINTDTNIYFASNSSNSNNSMSALQQIGNQSSACNLPISSSSCQLPAASTVISTLQPLSNQTNSILKRRLRPHNSSDCSTSQSFAKYHPLSPYRSKLRKPSRTHYTPAPILNPDRKGVGLYCSVRKQLNTGLLGFDSFDDDFDDPVGLVDFSDESKVNLGSAYQAQVPPCRERIHSAGSDAATDGELCKTTSCFDVEEPVGAEQLWDPTVQTDEKILMRYIDLSKSSAVPLGSHTEEVALHTLLKAQGNMAAAVLTLLQTPSNAFQMKWSATELEVFLKGLERHGKDFGRISLELGTKTSGECVHMYYFWKKLCVDYKVSHLKTETPPPPPMNDPKPYVCEVPDCSASFTSKAALHGHTRIHTYGRNANSHHNNNNNNNHNNNATSNTTNPNGATAVGSTSVVQQTNGCASQTQSQTGVGGASASGALPKDASQSGVPGAASTAKEIDFPCKSF; translated from the exons CAACAGCAGCATCTCCACGTCCACCTCCGCACCTGCGAACAAAGTCACAATCAGTCGTCGCAATCAAACCAGCGTggcaacagtaacaacaacaaacgccgCAACAACAACGGCGCACACGACGGCCAAGTCATCCGTGCAAACGGTGTCCACAGCAACGAATACCACCAACAAGACGACCAGCAGCTACGTCAAGAATTGCCTGATACGCAGCAGCAGTtgcagcaacaccaacaacgTCACCTCGTTGGCACAGATAATGAGCAATAGCAGCACGAGCAGCTCATCGTCGCTACTGAATCATAGCAACAcgaacagcaacagcaattgcAGCAGCAACAGTAATTTTAGTTCGTCGAGCAGCAGCAACGACAGCATAGTCAgtgtcaacagcaacaacagtggCGGCGGCGTTCTGAAGAGCGGCGGCAGCAGCAAAAGTGTCACGGCGAGCGCTGCGACGGGCGCGACGCTCAAGAAGAATCGCACCAAATTATCTTCTCCAACGCGTCATGGACCACAACAGTGCCAG ATCTGTAGTAAAATCTTTGGAAATGCGTCAGCGCTGGCGAAGCACAAACTGACGCACAGCGACGAGCGGAAATACGTGTGTGCGATGTGTTCGAAGGCGTTTAAGCGACAAGATCACTT AAATGGCCACATGATGACACATCGCAACAAAAAGCCATACGAATGCAAAGCTGAGGGCTGCGGCAAATCATACTGTGATGCACGTTCCCTGCGCCGTCACACCGAGAATCATCATTCGGGCATAATAACACCACAAAATCAAACACTTTCACCAACCTCGAGCACACCGAACGGCCTAAGTCTTTCACCGGCCACAGCAAGTG GGGATGCCAGTTCACCGGACGGTGCTACATGCATACGCACTTACATCTCTACAGGTGGCAGTATTGTTGATGCGGCCACCGGAGTTGCGCTAACCGAAGACCAAATAAAAGCCATCAATTTGCCCATTAAGACCGGTGTCACTCTGCTTTCGCCCACTTCAACGTCGTCTGCGTCATCTGTGAGTGGCGTTTCGTTGCCCGCCTCGTCACCTACGATTTCCCTCGCCGAGACGAGTATTGTGGACGCCGGTGAGGGTTTGACGCGCGAGCAATTAGATTTGATCAGTAAGATTATGCAACAGACGAAGCAAACGAGCGCACAGGTGACGGTCTCTTCACCTACCAGCGTTAATTCTTACAAAGTAGACACAAATCCATCTTCGTCTACACTTGGTGGGACGGGATCACATCATGCAGTGAGCGGTTCATCGGGTCGACCGCGTACATGGAACATGCAACTA TTAAACACGCAAAATGTATCCATAGCTGTCGATGAGTCCAATTCCGATGCGACGTCTAGCACAGCAACATCGCCCATTGAAGCCAAAGAAGAGGAGGTTAATCAACAATTTGTGGCCGCCATTAATCCGCATCTCTTGAATATTGTCAAGATGGATCAGAAGCAAGTAGAATGCAATTTGTGTCACCGCAAGTTTAAGAATATACCAGCACTCAACGGACATATGCGGCTCCATGGAGGCTATTTTAAAAAAGACCCCGAGACCAAAAAGACCGAAAAGAAAGAGCCCAGCGGTCCACCGCTGCAGACAGCCAGTATTGGCGTGCGTGCGCTGATCGAAGAGAAAATCATCAGTAAACGCAAAGATATGAACAAG GGTGCCTTCGTAGTTCCTGCACCACCTAGTAGCGTGTCCAGCACTTCCACAATCCGACGATCGATTAGCGATCTAGAAAGTTTCCTTAGTCCCAAATCACACAGCCACAATGGCAACATCGGCGGCGGTAATGGTGTCAACAGTAGTAACAACAACACATCTAGTCAGAATTCGCCCACCGCCACCACAACGACTATGCTACCTGCCGCAACTACAATCAAAAATTTCAGTGGTGGCACATTGGGCTTGCAGCAAATCGGCATTTCGCAGGGTATCGAAATTTTTAGCGCAAAGCAACAGAAGACAGTTGGTAATGTGAGCCATAGTTTGGGTATGGGCTTGAGTGCCGCTCTCCAAGCGAACAGTGCAACGATGAATCCGTCAACGATGAAATCTGCAGCAACGACAAATACAACGACTACCAAGGGAACTTCGACCGATCCGAAAGACTCTACACTCATTGAGTTATTGAAGCGCGGAACGCGCATCGCCGTCACTGCCAAGAAGCCACTAAACAGTACAAACCCAATAACAAATATGGGAAGCAGTAGCAGTAATAACGGCAATGGCGGATCGCGTCAAATAATCACCAACAACAATCGCACTGTGATTATACCGTCCGACGTGCAGGTTCTACCCACCCGTATGGCCAAGTCGAATGCTAATGTCTTGCGATCTTCTACCCCCGCCAGCCTTGCTCTGAACGACACGACGCCACTATCACTCACCATATCGCAGAGTGGTGACGGCAGTTTAGGTGGTGATGTGTATACGGTCACTTATAGCAGTGACACCTCGGGATTTTTTGATGATGCCGAGGTCTATAATGTCGCTGACACGGATATGTTGCTGCAGACAGTAGATTCAATGCAGTTACTCAACGATGACTCGCAACAATTAAAAAGCGAACATTCCGAACAATTTGGCTCTGTGACTGGCGTGGGGATCACGGAAGGCGATCAAACCGACAATAGCGGTAATTGCATTCAAGCCGAATACTTGAAGTTAGAAGCCGACGGTAGTGTCAATGCTATGCCCACCACTTTACCTACTTTCCAACAATTTCATTCCAAGGAGTTAATCATGCAAAATAGTGCCCAGATACAGGCTGTGACTAGCATGCGTGCCAACGCGCATCAACTGGGTACATTATCCTCACCTATAAATTCTCCGCTCGCATATCCAACGCCACCCTCCAGTCATGAAAATATGACGCAATCGTCGCCCTACGTCGATGATGGACACCAGTATTCCGAAGTCACAAACGCTTTCTTCAATGAGAAATGCAGCGCCGATTTCCTCACGCAGTCCGCAACCGAAGTGACTTTCTTCAAAAGCAACGACAATCAGCATGAGCTCACCGACACcgagaaaatattgaaattgaagACCGTGTTGGAGGAGAGCGCTTTCGATGGTTCCATTAAGGTAGAAGATTTACTGAATGGTACGCAGGATGATGACACCGAATGTGATTTACGTGACTTTGCTGAAAGCAATCTGGCATTCTTGGATGAAGACCAGGAGTTTCTGAATGATTCGCGGAATGCAACTTCGCCTTTACCCGAATCATTTTTCACCGGCAGTATTGGTACAGCCGAAGAAGTGAAAGAGGTATTGCGCGATGTGTTACCCGATGAAAATATCAATCTGAATTGCGAAGAGCAATCGGGTGAGAATATTATTGACTTGTATTATTTGCCGGGTTTGGGCTTACAATCGCAAATGATGCCCAATTCGGATGACCCGCTCTTATCCTCATCTCCGAGAGATTTCGGTCAGCAGCGGGGACAAATTATACAAACGACGCAGCAGGTTCATGTTCAGCCGCAACAACAAAGTCAACAATCGCTACCACAATCGCAGCAATTGCAGCATACTACACAGCAAATGCTGTACGCGCAGCAAATGGAACATcaaatgcaacagcaacagcaacagcagcaacaaacatCTACCGGTGGAGACTACGTTGGTAATCAATTAGCAATGGCAATGCAACAAACAGTCGGGGACGGTAATGACACACCCGCGACGCTACAGTACAATCTACAAAATCTACCGCAAGTACAAAACCAGCAACAATACATTGACGTAAACACACCGATTCAGCATGTTTCCACGCTTGATGGTGGCATATTACAGCAGCAGCTAGTCTTTACAGGTTCGACCGACAAACAGGAAATACATATAACAGGACAACAAGGCGATATGAGTCTTCTGTCCGCCGGTAGCTCCATTAATACCGACACCAATATCTACTTCGCCAGCAACTCCAGTAATTCCAACAACTCAATGTCCGCTTTGCAACAAATAGGCAATCAGTCGAGTGCCTGCAATCTGCCTATCTCATCGTCCTCATGTCAGCTACCTGCGGCTTCTACAGTAATTTCTACGCTGCAACCCCTCTCCAACCAAACCAATTCCATACTGAAGCGTCGTCTGCGACCGCACAATTCCAGTGACTGCAGCACTTCACAAAGTTTTGCCAAATATCATCCGCTCTCACCGTATCGCTCCAAATTGCGCAAACCTTCGCGTACGCATTATACACCGGCGCCTATACTTAATCCCGATCGTAAAGGTGTCGGACTGTATTGCAGTGTGCGCAAGCAACTCAACACGGGCCTGCTTGGTTTCGATAGCTTTGACGATGATTTTGATGATCCGGTGGGTTTAGTCGACTTTTCGGATGAATCAAAGGTCAATCTGGGCTCGGCGTATCAAGCACAAGTACCGCCTTGTCGAGAGCGCATTCACAGTGCGGGTAGCGATGCTGCAACCGATGGTGAGCTGTGCAAAACCACATCTTGTTTCGACGTCGAAGAGCCTGTGGGTGCGGAGCAATTGTGGGACCCCACCGTACAAACAGATGAGAAGATTTTGATGCGCTACATTGACCTGAGCAAATCATCGGCAGTGCCGCTGGGCAGTCACACCGAAGAAGTAGCGCTGCACACACTACTCAAAGCACAAGGAAATATGGCTGCGGCAGTACTAACTCTACTTCAAACACCGTCGAATGCATTCCAGATGAAATGGTCCGCTACCGAATTGGAGGTGTTCTTAAAAGGACTGGAACGCCATGGCAAAGATTTTGGACGCATTTCGTTGGAG ttgGGTACAAAGACCTCGGGtgaatgtgtgcatatgtattacTTCTGGAAGAAACTTTGTGTTGACTACAAAGTATCACATCTTAAAACGGAAACGCCACCTCCACCACCAATGAACGATCCGAAGCCGTATGTCTGCGAAGTGCCGGATTGCTCTGCG AGCTTTACCTCAAAAGCTGCCCTGCATGGTCACACTCGCATACATACCTACGGTAGAAATGCTAATAGCCatcataacaacaataacaataataatcacAACAATAATGCTACAAGCAACACTACTAATCCGAACGGTGCCACAGCGGTTGGCTCAACAAGCGTCGTCCAACAGACTAACGGCTGTGCGTCACAGACACAATCTCAAACGGGCGTCGGCGGTGCGAGTGCCTCCGGTGCATTACCCAAAGACGCTAGTCAGAGCGGCGTGCCCGGTGCCGCTAGCACCGCCAAGGAGATCGACTTTCCCTGCAAG agtttttaa